A single window of Bos javanicus breed banteng chromosome 19, ARS-OSU_banteng_1.0, whole genome shotgun sequence DNA harbors:
- the QRICH2 gene encoding glutamine-rich protein 2 isoform X1, whose product MPPATAAPSVSLRELADLAIGTPEVGAVNFTALHTLLVAMLKSLNLQDTRIDFQSPMLDQSRSIESPRVSTSTPQLPAPKERRRSSVARAQTLETQVKDLGGQVQDLGRQLKTMGSQVQAIVAHVQHFPTQTGGLDDRDWLETKDLALLTQEKGQTGPTKGKRDSKPVFQGPELLQDLMEDMKILKEAHRKKEQPELQPEHLLQRIEELERIIREKDEVLELLNRKLSVMPSSEEATMVTWEELEQAITDGWKGSQTISESTTGLQRRKRQSSITSSDLIASGVSTKYPSVDQAIDSAGFITDKTFSGTSGIGYPFDGPPGRERSRVSSATGFPAREQHLRARDEAGLARPHPPSMSQLRAEPDRRRPREQHSSGHLRRDERDTHLGPVYQDVSLPRDQHTQVSPDQHRGVFTSQGHLYARPDQYGFGSFDSDQLDLLYPSAYVPGMVPISVDQVGVMLPGMDEQELVLAGMAQSDVVPPVVPGRDQPGSEQPSTDQPGTVPLSTYQLPGMDESGVGPLGTYQSGVEPLGVDQHGFVIYPMDQQVFVQPSLGTSGFIQPGTEQHEMIQPGAGQAGVVQPGVSQPGVVQPGAGQAGVVQPGVSQPGVVQPGAGQAGVVQPGVSQPGVVQPGAGQAGVVQPGVSQPGVVQPGAGQAGIMQPRMYPRGLVQPEMYPRGLVQPGIGHPGFMQPRMYPRGLVPPRMYHRGLVQPGAGQPGMVQPDIGHPGLVQSGAAQAGVVQPGAAQAGVVQPGAGQAGVQPGAGQAGAVQPGAGQAGAVQPSAGQAGAVQPGAVQAGAVQPGAGQPGAVQPGAGQAGAVQPGAGQPGAVQPGAGQAGAVQPGAGQPGAVQPGAAQAGAVQPGAVQAGAVQPGAGQPGAVQPGAAQAGAVQPGAGQPGAVQPGAAQAGAVQPGAAQAGVVQPGVGQAGMVQPSAGQPGLVQPQVDQYGLVQPDRGQHGFFQPNISMPGLVPPGAYPPGLVQTGAYPGGLIQPGAYPRGFMQPGADQQGLVQPVIDPRWGRQSGTGRSIIPPGTELLGLPTYRADSQSFTSPRSYQQGVAAPGRDQYGRVSSLLASQGLTPSGTDREGLVLREMYRQGLLQRGPTPLSTAVGSAPQDQQHLETSEPEQHDQAVPDSIPDSQGLMYGGPGYQGVDQQVQVGMSPKELYVLRQPGVSVPTSPSQEAPFPRSTHSLDSLNRGSSERSDTQSERRESLDKLAPSFPIAVETFRMMGEIIALYMELKENIKDLDEEQAGQTDLEKIQYLLALMVKKSIPPDLQEQLKTLKALAKEIRQQQAKMEKMSKILEDHGEKEIGKEEKGGPMNLQLGILRVTMADIEKELGELRESQEKGKVSMEHSVSEASIYLQDQLDKLRTIIENMLASSSTLLSMSLNMAPHKTLTTLAPSQIDPAATCPACSLDLSHQVSMLVQRYEQLQNMVSNLAASRPSKKAKLQSQDEELLGHVQSAILQVQGDCEKLNITTSNLIEDHRQKQKDIDVLYQGLEKLEKEKADREHLEMEIDVKADKSALAAKVSRVQFDATTEQLNHMMQELVAKMTGQEQDWQKMLDKLLVEMDNKLDRLELDPVKQSLEDRWKSLRQQLKERSPLYQADEAAAMRRQLLAHFHCLSCDRPLETPVTGQVIPMTPVGPCLPGHRSVRPYTVFELEQVRQQSRNLKLGSSGFPRGDLGQVERSVGRLRTMHSKMLLDIEKVQIHFGGSVKASSQMIRELLQAQCLSSPCYKRLPDMADYSYSSAPRPCGGSHTLTYPYRRIRLQHLSQGLYPTEEIQIAMKHDEVDILGLDGHIYKGRMETRLPDLLNKDNAGMKHKNKQSRPHGHRQQSLSNSSQLPLRPQSAQTLAASDSAPSRHQKDRPVSTEGRLSQPNPAHLPGEEANLPAGLDVHRAAPGEGLEEPTRGPRATSAH is encoded by the exons ATGCCGCCCGCGACGGCGGCCCCCTCGGTCTCCCTCCGGGAGCTGGCCGACCTCGCCATCGGCACCCCGGAGGTGGGCGCCGTCAACTTCACGGCCCTGCACACGCTCCTCGTGGCCATGCTCAAGAGCCTTAACCTGCAGGATACGCGGATCGACTTCCAGTCTCCGATGCTCGACCAGAGTCGCTCCATTGAGTCCCCGCGGGTGTCGACCAGCACCCCGCAGCTGCCGGCGCCCAAAGAGAGGCGAAGGAGCAGCGTGGCCAGGGCGCAGACGCTGGAGACCCAGGTGAAGGACCTGGGCGGCCAGGTCCAGGACCTCGGCCGGCAGCTCAAGACCATGGGGAGCCAGGTGCAGGCCATCGTGGCGCACGTGCAGCACTTCCCCACCCAGACTGGCGGGCTGGACGACCGCGACTGGCTGGAAACGAAGGATTTGGCCCTGCTCACGCAGGAGAAGGGGCAGACAGGGCCGACGAAAGGCAAGAGGGACAGCAAGCCGGTCTTCCAG GGCCCCGAGCTGCTCCAGGACCTCATGGAAGACATGAAAATTTTGAAGGAAGCCCATCGAAAGAAGGAGCAGCCTGAGTTGCAGCCCGAG CACCTCCTTCAACGGATTGAAGAACTGGAGAGGATAATTAGAGAAAAGGACGAAGTCCTG gaattATTAAACCGGAAGCTGAGTGTGATGCCGTCTTCAGAAGAGGCCACCATGGTCACCTGGGAAGAGCTGGAGCAGGCGATTACTGATGGCTGGAAGGGCTCACAAACA ATCTCAGAGTCAACAACAGGACTTCAGCGGCGCAAAAGACAGAGTTCCATAACATCAAGTGACCTAATTGCAAGTGGAGTCTCCACAAAGTACCCAAGTGTTGACCAGGCTATAGACTCTGCTGGTTTCATCACAGACAAGACCTTTTCAGGAACTAGCGGCATAGGATACCCCTTCGATGGGCCTCCTGGCAGGGAACGAAGCAGAGTTTCCTCTGCCACTGGGTTTCCGGCTAGAGAACAGCACTTAAGGGCCCGTGATGAAGCTGGCCTGGCCAGACCCCATCCGCCATCTATGTCCCAGTTGAGGGCAGAGCCAGATCGCCGCCGGCCTAGAGAGCAGCACAGCTCAGGGCATCTACGAAGAGATGAACGGGATACCCACCTTGGCCCAGTGTATCAGGATGTGTCCTTGCCCAGAGATCAACACACTCAGGTGTCCCCAGATCAGCACAGGGGAGTGTTCACAAGCCAAGGCCACCTCTATGCAAGGCCAGATCAATATGGATTCGGATCATTTGATTCGGATCAGCTTGATTTGCTGTATCCCAGCGCTTATGTGCCTGGCATGGTTCCCATCAGTGTGGATCAGGTTGGAGTGATGCTGCCTGGAATGGATGAGCAGGAATTGGTACTAGCTGGCATGGCTCAGAGTGATGTGGTGCCACCAGTGGTACCTGGCAGAGATCAGCCAGGATCAGAACAGCCTAGTACAGATCAGCCTGGTACAGTTCCGCTTAGCACATATCAGCTTCCTGGAATGGACGAGAGTGGTGTGGGACCACTTGGCACGTATCAGTCTGGAGTGGAACCTCTTGGTGTAGATCAGCATGGATTTGTAATATATCCCATGGATCAGCAAGTTTTTGTACAGCCCAGTTTGGGAACATCTGGCTTCATACAACCTGGCACAGAGCAGCATGAGATGATCCAGCCTGGTGCAGGCCAGGCTGGTGTGGTGCAGCCCGGTGTAAGccagcctggtgtggtgcagccCGGTGCAGGCCAGGCTGGTGTGGTGCAGCCCGGTGTAAGccagcctggtgtggtgcagccCGGTGCAGGCCAGGCTGGTGTGGTGCAGCCCGGTGTAAGccagcctggtgtggtgcagccCGGTGCAGGCCAGGCTGGTGTGGTGCAGCCCGGTGTAAGccagcctggtgtggtgcagccCGGTGCAGGCCAGGCTGGTATAATGCAGCCTAGAATGTATCCGCGAGGTTTGGTGCAACCTGAAATGTATCCGCGAGGTTTGGTGCAACCTGGTATAGGTCACCCTGGTTTCATGCAGCCTAGAATGTATCCACGAGGTTTGGTGCCACCTAGAATGTATCATCGAGGTTTGGTGCAGCCTGGTGCAGGTCAACCTGGTATGGTGCAACCTGATATAGGTCACCCTGGTTTGGTGCAATCTGGTGCAGCCCAGGCTGGTGTGGTCCAGCCCGGTGCAGCCCAGGCTGGTGTGGTGCAGCCCGGTGCAGGCCAGGCTGGTGTGCAGCCCGGTGCAGGCCAGGCTGGTGCGGTGCAGCCCGGTGCAGGCCAGGCTGGTGCGGTGCAGCCCAGTGCAGGCCAGGCTGGTGCGGTCCAGCCCGGTGCAGTCCAGGCTGGTGCGGTGCAGCCCGGTGCAGGCCAGCCTGGTGCGGTGCAGCCCGGTGCAGGCCAGGCTGGTGCGGTGCAGCCCGGTGCAGGCCAGCCTGGTGCGGTGCAGCCCGGTGCAGGCCAGGCTGGTGCGGTGCAGCCCGGTGCAGGCCAGCCTGGTGCGGTCCAGCCCGGTGCAGCCCAGGCTGGTGCGGTCCAGCCCGGTGCAGTTCAGGCTGGTGCGGTGCAGCCCGGTGCAGGCCAGCCTGGTGCGGTGCAGCCCGGTGCAGCCCAGGCTGGTGCGGTGCAGCCCGGTGCAGGCCAGCCTGGTGCGGTCCAGCCCGGTGCAGCCCAGGCTGGTGCGGTGCAGCCCGGTGCAGCCCAGGCTGGTGTGGTGCAGCCCGGTGTAGGCCAGGCTGGTATGGTGCAGCCCAGTGCAGGTCAGCCTGGGTTGGTACAACCTCAAGTGGATCAGTATGGTTTAGTACAGCCTGATAGAGGTCAACATGGCTTTTTTCAGCCTAATATATCTATGCCTGGCTTGGTCCCACCTGGGGCATATCCTCCTGGTCTAGTCCAGACTGGTGCCTATCCAGGTGGTTTGATCCAACCTGGTGCCTACCCACGTGGCTTCATGCAGCCTGGTGCCGATCAGCAGGGTTTGGTTCAGCCTGTGATAGATCCGCGTTGGGGGAGGCAGTCTGGCACAGGTCGAAGCATAATACCACCAGGCACAGAGCTTCTCGGGCTTCCAACATACCGTGCTGATTCTCAAAGTTTTACATCACCACGCTCATACCAGCAAGGTGTGGCAGCTCCTGGCAGGGATCAGTATGGTCGGGTGTCATCACTCCTAGCCAGTCAAGGTCTGACACCATCAGGTACAGACCGAGAAGGTTTGGTACTACGAGAAATGTATCGACAAGGTTTGCTGCAGCGTGGCCCAACACCATTAAGCACAGCTGTAGGATCTGCACCCCAGGATCAACAGCATTTGGAAACATCTGAACCAGAGCAGCATGACCAGGCTGTTCCTGACTCTATCCCAGACTCCCAGGGCCTAATGTATGGTGGCCCAGGGTATCAAGGTGTAGATCAGCAAGTCCAGGTAGGTATGAGTCCAAAAGAACTATATGTCTTACGTCAACCTGGAGTTTCTGTTCCGACTTCCCCAAGCCAAGAGGCCCCCTTTCCCAGGAGCACACACTCCCTTGACTCTCTGAACCGAGGCTCATCCGAAAGGAGTGATACTCAGAGTGAGAGACGTGAATCGCTGGATAAATTGGCTCCTAGCTTCCCCATAGCAGTGGAAACATTTCGTATGATGGGAGAGATTATCGCCCTCTACATGGAGCTTAAGGAGAACATAAAGGACCTGGATGAGGAACAGGCTGGCCAAACGGACTTGGAGAAGATCCAGTACCTGCTGGCACTGATGG tcaAGAAGTCCATACCCCCTGACCTGCAGGAACAGCTGAAGACCTTAAAGGCCTTGGCCAAAGAAATTCGACAACAGCAAGCAAAA ATGGAGAAGATGAGCAAGATCCTGGAGGATCATGGggagaaagaaataggaaaggaggagaaaggtgGCCCGATGAACCTGCAGCTGGGTATCCTCAG AGTCACCATGGCCGACATCGAGAAGGAGCTGGGCGAGCTGAGGGAGAGCCAAGAGAAGGGCAAGGTCAGCATGGAACATTCGGTCTCCGAAGCCTCCATTTACCTGCAGGATCAG TTAGACAAGCTCAGGACGATCATTGAGAACATGCTGGCCTCGTCCTCCACGCTGCTGTCCATGAGCTTGAACATGGCCCCGCACAAGACCCTGACTACCCTGGCCCCCAGCCAGATCGACCCTGCGGCCACGTGCCCAGCCTGCAGCCTGGACCTGAGCCACCAGGTCAGCATGCTGGTGCAGCGCTACGAGCAGCTCCAGAACATGGTCAGCAACCTGGCTGCCTCCCGGCCCTCCAAGAAGGCCAAGCTGCAGAGTCAG GATGAAGAGCTGCTGGGCCACGTCCAGAGCGCCATCCTGCAGGTGCAGGGCGACTGCGAGAAACTCAACATCACCACCAGCAACCTCATCGAAGACCATCGGCAGAAGCAGAAGGACATTGAC GTGCTGTACCAGGGTCTGgagaagctggagaaggagaaggccgACAGGGAACACCTGGAGATGGAAATCGATGTG AAAGCTGACAAGAGTGCCCTGGCGGCCAAAGTGAGCCGCGTCCAGTTCGACGCCACCACGGAGCAGCTGAACCACATGATGCAGGAGCTGGTGGCCAAGATGACGGGGCAGGAGCAGGACTGGCAGAAGATGCTGGACAAGCTCCTGGTGGAGATGGACAACAAG CTGGACCGCCTGGAGTTGGACCCGGTGAAGCAGTCACTGGAGGATCGGTGGAAATCCTTGCGACAGCAGCTCAAAGAGCGCTCTCCACTCTACCAGGCGGACGAGGCAGCCGCCATGCGGAG GCAGCTCTTGGCACACTTCCACTGCCTCTCATGTGACCGTCCCCTGGAGACACCTGTGACTGGACA agTCATCCCCATGACTCCCGTGGGCCCCTGCCTGCCCGGGCACCGCTCCGTCCGCCCCTACACGGTCTTTGAACTGGAGCAGGTTCGGCAGCAGAGCCGCAA CCTGAAGCTGGGCAGCAGCGGCTTCCCGCGGGGGGACCTGGGGCAGGTGGAGCGGAGCGTGGGGCGCCTGCGCACCATGCACTCCAAGATGCTCCTGGACATCGAGAAGGTGCAGATCCACTTTGGGGGCTCCGTCAAGGCCAGCAGCCAGATGATCCGCGAGCTGCTGCAGGCCCAGTGCCTCAGCTCCCCCTGCTACAAACG GCTGCCAGACATGGCTGATTACAGCTACTCCTCCGCGCCCCGGCCCTGCGGGGGCAGCCACACCCTCACCTACCCCTACCGGCGCATCCGCCTGCAGCACCTTTCGCAGGGACTGTACCCCACCGAGGAGATCCAGATCGCCATGAAG CACGACGAGGTGGACATCTTGGGCCTGGATGGACATATTTACAAGGGACGGATGGAAACAAGGCTGCCAGACCTCCTGAACAAAGACA
- the QRICH2 gene encoding glutamine-rich protein 2 isoform X2, with protein sequence MPPATAAPSVSLRELADLAIGTPEVGAVNFTALHTLLVAMLKSLNLQDTRIDFQSPMLDQSRSIESPRVSTSTPQLPAPKERRRSSVARAQTLETQVKDLGGQVQDLGRQLKTMGSQVQAIVAHVQHFPTQTGGLDDRDWLETKDLALLTQEKGQTGPTKGKRDSKPVFQGPELLQDLMEDMKILKEAHRKKEQPELQPEHLLQRIEELERIIREKDEVLELLNRKLSVMPSSEEATMVTWEELEQAITDGWKGSQTISESTTGLQRRKRQSSITSSDLIASGVSTKYPSVDQAIDSAGFITDKTFSGTSGIGYPFDGPPGRERSRVSSATGFPAREQHLRARDEAGLARPHPPSMSQLRAEPDRRRPREQHSSGHLRRDERDTHLGPVYQDVSLPRDQHTQVSPDQHRGVFTSQGHLYARPDQYGFGSFDSDQLDLLYPSAYVPGMVPISVDQVGVMLPGMDEQELVLAGMAQSDVVPPVVPGRDQPGSEQPSTDQPGTVPLSTYQLPGMDESGVGPLGTYQSGVEPLGVDQHGFVIYPMDQQVFVQPSLGTSGFIQPGTEQHEMIQPGAGQAGVVQPGVSQPGVVQPGAGQAGVVQPGVSQPGVVQPGAGQAGVVQPGVSQPGVVQPGAGQAGVVQPGVSQPGVVQPGAGQAGIMQPRMYPRGLVQPEMYPRGLVQPGIGHPGFMQPRMYPRGLVPPRMYHRGLVQPGAGQPGMVQPDIGHPGLVQSGAAQAGVVQPGAAQAGVVQPGAGQAGVQPGAGQAGAVQPGAGQAGAVQPSAGQAGAVQPGAVQAGAVQPGAGQPGAVQPGAGQAGAVQPGAGQPGAVQPGAGQAGAVQPGAGQPGAVQPGAAQAGAVQPGAVQAGAVQPGAGQPGAVQPGAAQAGAVQPGAGQPGAVQPGAAQAGAVQPGAAQAGVVQPGVGQAGMVQPSAGQPGLVQPQVDQYGLVQPDRGQHGFFQPNISMPGLVPPGAYPPGLVQTGAYPGGLIQPGAYPRGFMQPGADQQGLVQPVIDPRWGRQSGTGRSIIPPGTELLGLPTYRADSQSFTSPRSYQQGVAAPGRDQYGRVSSLLASQGLTPSGTDREGLVLREMYRQGLLQRGPTPLSTAVGSAPQDQQHLETSEPEQHDQAVPDSIPDSQGLMYGGPGYQGVDQQVQVGMSPKELYVLRQPGVSVPTSPSQEAPFPRSTHSLDSLNRGSSERSDTQSERRESLDKLAPSFPIAVETFRMMGEIIALYMELKENIKDLDEEQAGQTDLEKIQYLLALMVKKSIPPDLQEQLKTLKALAKEIRQQQAKMEKMSKILEDHGEKEIGKEEKGGPMNLQLGILRVTMADIEKELGELRESQEKGKVSMEHSVSEASIYLQDQLDKLRTIIENMLASSSTLLSMSLNMAPHKTLTTLAPSQIDPAATCPACSLDLSHQVSMLVQRYEQLQNMVSNLAASRPSKKAKLQSQDEELLGHVQSAILQVQGDCEKLNITTSNLIEDHRQKQKDIDVLYQGLEKLEKEKADREHLEMEIDVKADKSALAAKVSRVQFDATTEQLNHMMQELVAKMTGQEQDWQKMLDKLLVEMDNKLDRLELDPVKQSLEDRWKSLRQQLKERSPLYQADEAAAMRRQLLAHFHCLSCDRPLETPVTGHLKLGSSGFPRGDLGQVERSVGRLRTMHSKMLLDIEKVQIHFGGSVKASSQMIRELLQAQCLSSPCYKRLPDMADYSYSSAPRPCGGSHTLTYPYRRIRLQHLSQGLYPTEEIQIAMKHDEVDILGLDGHIYKGRMETRLPDLLNKDNAGMKHKNKQSRPHGHRQQSLSNSSQLPLRPQSAQTLAASDSAPSRHQKDRPVSTEGRLSQPNPAHLPGEEANLPAGLDVHRAAPGEGLEEPTRGPRATSAH encoded by the exons ATGCCGCCCGCGACGGCGGCCCCCTCGGTCTCCCTCCGGGAGCTGGCCGACCTCGCCATCGGCACCCCGGAGGTGGGCGCCGTCAACTTCACGGCCCTGCACACGCTCCTCGTGGCCATGCTCAAGAGCCTTAACCTGCAGGATACGCGGATCGACTTCCAGTCTCCGATGCTCGACCAGAGTCGCTCCATTGAGTCCCCGCGGGTGTCGACCAGCACCCCGCAGCTGCCGGCGCCCAAAGAGAGGCGAAGGAGCAGCGTGGCCAGGGCGCAGACGCTGGAGACCCAGGTGAAGGACCTGGGCGGCCAGGTCCAGGACCTCGGCCGGCAGCTCAAGACCATGGGGAGCCAGGTGCAGGCCATCGTGGCGCACGTGCAGCACTTCCCCACCCAGACTGGCGGGCTGGACGACCGCGACTGGCTGGAAACGAAGGATTTGGCCCTGCTCACGCAGGAGAAGGGGCAGACAGGGCCGACGAAAGGCAAGAGGGACAGCAAGCCGGTCTTCCAG GGCCCCGAGCTGCTCCAGGACCTCATGGAAGACATGAAAATTTTGAAGGAAGCCCATCGAAAGAAGGAGCAGCCTGAGTTGCAGCCCGAG CACCTCCTTCAACGGATTGAAGAACTGGAGAGGATAATTAGAGAAAAGGACGAAGTCCTG gaattATTAAACCGGAAGCTGAGTGTGATGCCGTCTTCAGAAGAGGCCACCATGGTCACCTGGGAAGAGCTGGAGCAGGCGATTACTGATGGCTGGAAGGGCTCACAAACA ATCTCAGAGTCAACAACAGGACTTCAGCGGCGCAAAAGACAGAGTTCCATAACATCAAGTGACCTAATTGCAAGTGGAGTCTCCACAAAGTACCCAAGTGTTGACCAGGCTATAGACTCTGCTGGTTTCATCACAGACAAGACCTTTTCAGGAACTAGCGGCATAGGATACCCCTTCGATGGGCCTCCTGGCAGGGAACGAAGCAGAGTTTCCTCTGCCACTGGGTTTCCGGCTAGAGAACAGCACTTAAGGGCCCGTGATGAAGCTGGCCTGGCCAGACCCCATCCGCCATCTATGTCCCAGTTGAGGGCAGAGCCAGATCGCCGCCGGCCTAGAGAGCAGCACAGCTCAGGGCATCTACGAAGAGATGAACGGGATACCCACCTTGGCCCAGTGTATCAGGATGTGTCCTTGCCCAGAGATCAACACACTCAGGTGTCCCCAGATCAGCACAGGGGAGTGTTCACAAGCCAAGGCCACCTCTATGCAAGGCCAGATCAATATGGATTCGGATCATTTGATTCGGATCAGCTTGATTTGCTGTATCCCAGCGCTTATGTGCCTGGCATGGTTCCCATCAGTGTGGATCAGGTTGGAGTGATGCTGCCTGGAATGGATGAGCAGGAATTGGTACTAGCTGGCATGGCTCAGAGTGATGTGGTGCCACCAGTGGTACCTGGCAGAGATCAGCCAGGATCAGAACAGCCTAGTACAGATCAGCCTGGTACAGTTCCGCTTAGCACATATCAGCTTCCTGGAATGGACGAGAGTGGTGTGGGACCACTTGGCACGTATCAGTCTGGAGTGGAACCTCTTGGTGTAGATCAGCATGGATTTGTAATATATCCCATGGATCAGCAAGTTTTTGTACAGCCCAGTTTGGGAACATCTGGCTTCATACAACCTGGCACAGAGCAGCATGAGATGATCCAGCCTGGTGCAGGCCAGGCTGGTGTGGTGCAGCCCGGTGTAAGccagcctggtgtggtgcagccCGGTGCAGGCCAGGCTGGTGTGGTGCAGCCCGGTGTAAGccagcctggtgtggtgcagccCGGTGCAGGCCAGGCTGGTGTGGTGCAGCCCGGTGTAAGccagcctggtgtggtgcagccCGGTGCAGGCCAGGCTGGTGTGGTGCAGCCCGGTGTAAGccagcctggtgtggtgcagccCGGTGCAGGCCAGGCTGGTATAATGCAGCCTAGAATGTATCCGCGAGGTTTGGTGCAACCTGAAATGTATCCGCGAGGTTTGGTGCAACCTGGTATAGGTCACCCTGGTTTCATGCAGCCTAGAATGTATCCACGAGGTTTGGTGCCACCTAGAATGTATCATCGAGGTTTGGTGCAGCCTGGTGCAGGTCAACCTGGTATGGTGCAACCTGATATAGGTCACCCTGGTTTGGTGCAATCTGGTGCAGCCCAGGCTGGTGTGGTCCAGCCCGGTGCAGCCCAGGCTGGTGTGGTGCAGCCCGGTGCAGGCCAGGCTGGTGTGCAGCCCGGTGCAGGCCAGGCTGGTGCGGTGCAGCCCGGTGCAGGCCAGGCTGGTGCGGTGCAGCCCAGTGCAGGCCAGGCTGGTGCGGTCCAGCCCGGTGCAGTCCAGGCTGGTGCGGTGCAGCCCGGTGCAGGCCAGCCTGGTGCGGTGCAGCCCGGTGCAGGCCAGGCTGGTGCGGTGCAGCCCGGTGCAGGCCAGCCTGGTGCGGTGCAGCCCGGTGCAGGCCAGGCTGGTGCGGTGCAGCCCGGTGCAGGCCAGCCTGGTGCGGTCCAGCCCGGTGCAGCCCAGGCTGGTGCGGTCCAGCCCGGTGCAGTTCAGGCTGGTGCGGTGCAGCCCGGTGCAGGCCAGCCTGGTGCGGTGCAGCCCGGTGCAGCCCAGGCTGGTGCGGTGCAGCCCGGTGCAGGCCAGCCTGGTGCGGTCCAGCCCGGTGCAGCCCAGGCTGGTGCGGTGCAGCCCGGTGCAGCCCAGGCTGGTGTGGTGCAGCCCGGTGTAGGCCAGGCTGGTATGGTGCAGCCCAGTGCAGGTCAGCCTGGGTTGGTACAACCTCAAGTGGATCAGTATGGTTTAGTACAGCCTGATAGAGGTCAACATGGCTTTTTTCAGCCTAATATATCTATGCCTGGCTTGGTCCCACCTGGGGCATATCCTCCTGGTCTAGTCCAGACTGGTGCCTATCCAGGTGGTTTGATCCAACCTGGTGCCTACCCACGTGGCTTCATGCAGCCTGGTGCCGATCAGCAGGGTTTGGTTCAGCCTGTGATAGATCCGCGTTGGGGGAGGCAGTCTGGCACAGGTCGAAGCATAATACCACCAGGCACAGAGCTTCTCGGGCTTCCAACATACCGTGCTGATTCTCAAAGTTTTACATCACCACGCTCATACCAGCAAGGTGTGGCAGCTCCTGGCAGGGATCAGTATGGTCGGGTGTCATCACTCCTAGCCAGTCAAGGTCTGACACCATCAGGTACAGACCGAGAAGGTTTGGTACTACGAGAAATGTATCGACAAGGTTTGCTGCAGCGTGGCCCAACACCATTAAGCACAGCTGTAGGATCTGCACCCCAGGATCAACAGCATTTGGAAACATCTGAACCAGAGCAGCATGACCAGGCTGTTCCTGACTCTATCCCAGACTCCCAGGGCCTAATGTATGGTGGCCCAGGGTATCAAGGTGTAGATCAGCAAGTCCAGGTAGGTATGAGTCCAAAAGAACTATATGTCTTACGTCAACCTGGAGTTTCTGTTCCGACTTCCCCAAGCCAAGAGGCCCCCTTTCCCAGGAGCACACACTCCCTTGACTCTCTGAACCGAGGCTCATCCGAAAGGAGTGATACTCAGAGTGAGAGACGTGAATCGCTGGATAAATTGGCTCCTAGCTTCCCCATAGCAGTGGAAACATTTCGTATGATGGGAGAGATTATCGCCCTCTACATGGAGCTTAAGGAGAACATAAAGGACCTGGATGAGGAACAGGCTGGCCAAACGGACTTGGAGAAGATCCAGTACCTGCTGGCACTGATGG tcaAGAAGTCCATACCCCCTGACCTGCAGGAACAGCTGAAGACCTTAAAGGCCTTGGCCAAAGAAATTCGACAACAGCAAGCAAAA ATGGAGAAGATGAGCAAGATCCTGGAGGATCATGGggagaaagaaataggaaaggaggagaaaggtgGCCCGATGAACCTGCAGCTGGGTATCCTCAG AGTCACCATGGCCGACATCGAGAAGGAGCTGGGCGAGCTGAGGGAGAGCCAAGAGAAGGGCAAGGTCAGCATGGAACATTCGGTCTCCGAAGCCTCCATTTACCTGCAGGATCAG TTAGACAAGCTCAGGACGATCATTGAGAACATGCTGGCCTCGTCCTCCACGCTGCTGTCCATGAGCTTGAACATGGCCCCGCACAAGACCCTGACTACCCTGGCCCCCAGCCAGATCGACCCTGCGGCCACGTGCCCAGCCTGCAGCCTGGACCTGAGCCACCAGGTCAGCATGCTGGTGCAGCGCTACGAGCAGCTCCAGAACATGGTCAGCAACCTGGCTGCCTCCCGGCCCTCCAAGAAGGCCAAGCTGCAGAGTCAG GATGAAGAGCTGCTGGGCCACGTCCAGAGCGCCATCCTGCAGGTGCAGGGCGACTGCGAGAAACTCAACATCACCACCAGCAACCTCATCGAAGACCATCGGCAGAAGCAGAAGGACATTGAC GTGCTGTACCAGGGTCTGgagaagctggagaaggagaaggccgACAGGGAACACCTGGAGATGGAAATCGATGTG AAAGCTGACAAGAGTGCCCTGGCGGCCAAAGTGAGCCGCGTCCAGTTCGACGCCACCACGGAGCAGCTGAACCACATGATGCAGGAGCTGGTGGCCAAGATGACGGGGCAGGAGCAGGACTGGCAGAAGATGCTGGACAAGCTCCTGGTGGAGATGGACAACAAG CTGGACCGCCTGGAGTTGGACCCGGTGAAGCAGTCACTGGAGGATCGGTGGAAATCCTTGCGACAGCAGCTCAAAGAGCGCTCTCCACTCTACCAGGCGGACGAGGCAGCCGCCATGCGGAG GCAGCTCTTGGCACACTTCCACTGCCTCTCATGTGACCGTCCCCTGGAGACACCTGTGACTGGACA CCTGAAGCTGGGCAGCAGCGGCTTCCCGCGGGGGGACCTGGGGCAGGTGGAGCGGAGCGTGGGGCGCCTGCGCACCATGCACTCCAAGATGCTCCTGGACATCGAGAAGGTGCAGATCCACTTTGGGGGCTCCGTCAAGGCCAGCAGCCAGATGATCCGCGAGCTGCTGCAGGCCCAGTGCCTCAGCTCCCCCTGCTACAAACG GCTGCCAGACATGGCTGATTACAGCTACTCCTCCGCGCCCCGGCCCTGCGGGGGCAGCCACACCCTCACCTACCCCTACCGGCGCATCCGCCTGCAGCACCTTTCGCAGGGACTGTACCCCACCGAGGAGATCCAGATCGCCATGAAG CACGACGAGGTGGACATCTTGGGCCTGGATGGACATATTTACAAGGGACGGATGGAAACAAGGCTGCCAGACCTCCTGAACAAAGACA